The region GATGGCCTGACCTTAGTGGCTGCAGAAGCTACTGGCCTGAACCTCTTCTCAACAAGCTCACAGACAGCCCAGTCTAATGCTCCTTACGCTGTAGGAGCACACACTTGTAGACACTGTCCTTTGGCTTTATCAGGAGTGAACTGAACCCTTGTGCTAAATCCTGCTTCATGTCTCTGCATTCTCCAGGGCATTGGGACAGACTTGCAAACGCCTAGACATGGGCCTCTCCAAACAGATTGTGGAAGGGTCGTTGCTGCTTAAAACAACCACCAAAATGAGTTTAGAGACACCAAGCAGATTCCTCAGCATCATTTTGTTTTGGCAATGGTAGCTGTTACTGCAGTGCTTTTTTTATTGCAGAAACTAAACTGTTGCTTGAAGCTCAATGCCAATCCTTTTATATTGAATCTTGGGTGGAACAATTAGCAGTTAGACTTGACTGGCAGTGACCAGCAGGGCTCACCCTGTCCCATCTATAAAGGACTCAGGGAGAGAAGTGGGTATGAGGCCAAACCCACAGCAGCCAAGCTCTGTTCCCAGTGTGGCATCACATGCTATATAAGCTGCTTGAGCTGCTGGTCTCTGCTTCAGTATTTCAGCCAATAAAATAGCAGATACCTTCTAGTCTTTGAAAAGATGTGGGCAACTATAAAGTATGATTGTGTAGCAGAAACAATCATCTGCCCTCTGAAAAAGGGGCCCTTCCAGGATATTCCCATAAGGTGacttttctccctgcattttTTACAACACAGCATGCCTTGGCATTGCTCTTGGTTGCAGAAGCTACATTTCAGTGGTGAGAGGCACTCAGGAGCACGAGTTAGTCCAGTGTGCGTAGTagtcagtgggggaaaaaagcctgttgGTTCAGTCTTCAAGCCCAAGCCTCTGGCCGGGACAGAGCATGATTGGAGCCCTGTCTCCCAAGGTACAGCCCAGCTAATTACTATAATGCTTTAAGTTTTGCCTGTGTTTTCATCTCATTGCACTTAGGACTTCAGATACTCATGCAGTGTCAGGACTGTTAGGAATGAACACCGGGCAGCAGGACATTTGGTGCTGAATAGGAGCATCGTCTGGCTCGTTGCATCCAGAGGAAACACACATATTTAGGTACAGGAAAATGCTAGCTAGCAGCAGAACCCTGCTGTGCCCGCTGTGTTGTCCTCCTTCCCATATCCTTACAGCTTTCCCAGCATGCTGCGTCTGTGCATCTCCCACAGATGAATGTTTCTGAACAAGTTTCTCACGTGCTGCGCTTTGAGTTTTGGTttcagtccctgtgccccagagccGTTAAACACTAGCAGTTCCTCTTTAGATGCCTCAGCATGGACAATCTGTCAAACCAGCCAGGACTAACTCTAAGAGAAAACTATTAAGATACTCAGCTGGTGTTAGCCAAAGCTCCGCAGCACGCTCTGATGTTACAGTCAGAGTCTCCCCTTACAGCAAGAACAAGGGCAGCTCTCTCTGCACTTCCACATTCTGCACATtccccagctctggggctggTTTCAGCTCCGGCGGAGGAGCGGCTCTAATGTTACGCAGCACAGTGCTGGGCTCCTTGGTGTCCCACACCTGTCGGAGGGGCTTGCCTTTTCCTGGAAATAGCGTCCCTCGCAGCATTTGAGGCATTGCACGATTGGAGGTAGTTCATTCGatgctcctgggagacgacactgaggggctcagctgttcATTTCTTGCCCTCCCACAACACATGAGAAGGAGAGTGCTCAACAAAAAGTCTTCCATCTGCTGATTCATGGTAACACGTGAATCCTTTTCTCTTGCAGACAGCAGTGGCTGCGGTACAAATAATGCTATCAGCTGATGCAGTCAGAGCTTCCCAGAGACATGATAAAGAATCTGGGGTGGacttctaaaaacaaaaccacaggctCCCCCTCTGCCTTTGGGCTCATGCAGGGTACACAGCAGGTCACAGGATGGAGGGGAAGCCCTCCTGCCACAGCACCCCTTCTGCACTGcagctgcctcccaccctgccatCAGCTGCCTGCTGAAGGGCCCCCACTCCCAATGACAGCATCTTCCAGTCTTGTATTAGCAAGGAGTTAGCGTGCACGTCGTGTGCTCAGGCCCCATGTATGAAAACCAGATGAACATTTACCATCAATTATACAATCGGGCCCTGCTGCAGAGGAATCGCCAAATCAGCAAAGCCAGAGAGGACCCTTCTCTCCACAAGTTGTTTTCCTCCATTAAGCTAACATTCAAGCTCCCTAATCACACAGTGGCCTGGAAAGACACGGACGCTTTTGTTTCACAGAGCTGTCCATATAACTTGACTCATAACATTTATGTCTTTGAGAAGGAGCAGTATCTAGCGACAGACTACACCATCCCCCTGGAGCACAAGACGTGGAGGAGCCAGGAAAAAAGACTTTCAGTCCTGCAAGGGCCAAAGCCTAAGGAGCTAAATGACGCTGACTTGGTCCAATCCATCCACAGTCCTTCTGTCTCCAGGACCTTGGTGCTTCACTAGCCAGCTTCAGGGCAGCAGACAGAAGGGGCAGATCTGTTTTTTGCACATTTTGCCTAAATGgagattgcttttgttttcctccttgtgGTACAAGGGCTGTAACAGGGACCAACCATGCCCAGTTTTAGCAGCTCCATGCAGAAGTTCCAGGAAGGATTTAAAGCGTCACAGACTTGTTGCCTTGAAATTAAGTCTGCACCATGACTCAGACTGGGCAGCACAGAAGGAACATTGCAGTTCTGTCACTTACTGGGTCAGCCAGAGGCCAGGGGTTGTCTTGGAAAAAGTTTCAAAGCATCATTTTGGCGACTGATTCTGAGGATTTCCAGAAGTGCTAATGAAACTCAGCACAAATCTGAGCACTCACAGTCCTGTTTTTGTTGTAGGGGAATCCACAGCACAGACCAAGAAGGAAACACCAGCGCTTTGCAAAGCCCTGTGGCTGAGAGGAGCTCTGCAGACACACTAGCTCCATCGCTcgtttcttttatttattttttttcctaatgttgcAGAGTGCAACTATTTAATAAATGGTACCCCTGTGAGTCCTTAGCAAGGCTTTACACTTACACTGCCGATCTCCCTGCAGTAATCCTTCGTCTGGGCCAGCGAGATGCTGCTTTGTACAGCTTAGCCTTGTCACTCAGTGAGCGATTATCTGCACCGGTAGACAGAAACCTGGCCACTGCGGGCAATTTCAGCGGCAGCCTCTTGGACCAGGAAACCCTTAAACTCAGTAGCCTGTAGCCTTGTAACACTTGTAGCCTATGCTGTTGCCGTAACAGCTGCCTTGGGCGCTGTTTATATATGATTGGATTCTACTTAAGGGCAGGTTTAGAAGTTGTCAAGTAAAACTCAAATGTCTCCTAAATGTACCATCTTTAATAGGGTAAACAACTCAAGGGAATACCTAGCAAGGGCTAACGAAGTGCTTTAGAAAAGGGTTGCAAGGTCCAGATTTCTCTGTCGGGCACTAGTGACTGCAGGGCAGCTACTAGTAGCGTGCAGCTAGAGCATTTAGTGCAGTTACAGCATTTGAATGGCAGTCACAGCATTTAGTCCGAGATACCTCCTGGCTGCTCTCTCCACAGGAGGCAGGGTGAGAAAAGAGCTGGGGGAGTCTCACAGACGGGCCCTTGGCAGACTGCACAGGGTTGTTACCTGGAGGTATTCTGCTCTGGTTAGTggtgttctgctttgctttctagAAGAGCAGAGATACGGAGATGTACTCCAGTGAGTACAACACCACTTCTTAGCTCAGTCTAGCTCTTTCACTGAAATCTCCCCCTTTGGCCACAGTAAGGGAAGTAGAGGTGCAAAGCTTAACAGATATTCATTCCTGTTACAGATACAACATCCCAATAGGCCTGCATGCCAACCTCTCCGAGGGCTCTCCTGTATGTGAGGTGCTCAGGACAAACTCTTCTCTGCTCAACCAAGATGGATTCTTCCACGGGAAAATGGGATTCAGAACAGCTCTATCAAAAGGTCTCCTGAATATGTCAGAGGTAGGAGAAAGCCACATACAACCGCGCAGCTTGCTTTCCTGATACAGATCAGCCTGCACTTACCCCAGCACATAACAGCTGAAGATCCTTCCCAGGTCCCAGCTGTGACTAAGCGTAGAGCTGAATCTTGACTGTGTTGCctgggcagctggagctggctttCTGCACCCTGGGCCTAATTCTGCCACAGGCTTTGCAGCCTTTGAGAACTCATTCCTCCCTGCTTCAGCGCCTGCATACACCAATGTCCTGTTAACTACTTATCTGAGGGGGCAGAAGAGGCATTGGAACAGATATTTACAAAGAACCTAGAGATCAATAAAGGGAAAATGCCAGAGAAGCGCTAAGTAGGCAGTAGGCTTTTCATCACCTTGAGAGAGGCTTTTGTTCTCTAGGGAGACGGCTGGTTTTGCCCCATGAGCAAGGATGAATGTGTTCAGGTGATCAAAACTGCCTATGGGATATGAGCACCCGTTTCCCCattcattttaaagggaaatggGTATTCAAATATCctatgtattttagaaaatccCAGTATCGGCACCATCCACATACCCAGTGCTATAAAGAGACCCATGCCTAGGGGAGGTTCTGGGCAACCCAGCAGCGCTGCATGTCCGTTTATACATCATAGCACTGTGCCTCCCAGGGCCAGGTCCCGAGTACTGGCCAGCAAGGTCTCCAGCAGCCCCCTTGCGCTCTCCTGATCTCAGCCTGCTGACAGGTCTTGCTCTGACCCTTCTCTGCTGCGCAGGTGAAACGGGAGCTGAAGGCCCAGGTGGAGCTGTTCCGTGAGCTGACAGGTCACCTACCTCCTCACATGGATGGGCACCAGCACATCCACGTCCTCCCAGGTAAGAAGGGAATCCTCTTCTTCCAGCGCCGAGCAGGTGAGAGAGTCGGAGAGTCAGCTCAGAGGGGACTCCCCTTGTCGCAGCTCCCTGTTTGGGCAATAAACCTCGCCGTAAGATACTTGTTCTACAATTGCAGTTTGAATGTTCCCACCTGGGCCTGGGGAGACAGTCCTGCCTGGGCCCAAACCGGCTGCTCGCTCTCCTGGCTCTTCCCGTAGCAGCGCAAGGGGATTAGTGGCACAAATGGCCCAGGTTACACCTTTTCCTCCAAGGACTGATAATCCACCTCAGCATTCTAATTCCATGCCCCTGCCCACGTCGAAGGAGGCaggccagggccagcagcagacTGGCCAGTTCAAACTGGAATGCTTGTGTTTGGGAAAGCTGGCAGCTCTTTCAGGTGCTAGGAGAACTCCATCCTATCAGTTGTGTTTCCACACCAGCCTCTGTCTGCAGGTCTCGGCACGCTTTACAGAGGTGGGCAAGTGTCTTTGTCCCTGTTTTGCAAATAAGGTCATTGAGATGGGAAACCAAATGagcaaaaaaatccacatttcccCACTGCAGCGCTCAGCTGCCGCTGGATGACATCGCTCTTGGCAATTTACCCTCACAAGAAATCTGGCTGTGCAGGGACTTGATGAAGAACTTGTTCCGGACAGTGCAGTCACCTCTGGTGCACTCTAGGACCAGAGCCACTAACTTAGAAGGGGTTGCTGGACTAAATGCTCAGCACTGAAGGGGAGACAAGGCAGCTATAGCAGATGTTGAGGGAGTAATGTTTCCAGTGTAGAAGGGGACTCCCATCCAGATGAAGAAAACCATTTCAGCAGAAGAGAAGCCAAATGGGTTTATATTTTCTTAAACATGGCAAGGGAAGACCTCTCTGTGCTAACGGCTTTCAGGGGGCATGATGAGCTGGTTGTCTAATTCCTGACTAAAGCGTCTCTGTTTTTCCTTACAGAGGTCAGGCACGTATTTGCAGAGGTATTAGAGGAATATGGGATTAAGTACACACGTGTCCCAATAGAGCCAGGACTTCATAACTGTGACTGGATTCCACCATCCCTGATGGACTTCTATCTGGGAGTAGAAGAAGATTCTTTTAACACAGTGGATGTGTTTACAAGGCATGGAATAAGGTAAGACAGGCGTTACTCATCCATTTTGTAGTAAAGCTTTAAGATCTTACCCGTTCCTGATAGCGTCTTTTCAGAATGGAACACCACCTTTCTCTTTGGGGCTTACAAGAAGGTTCAGGAGGAGTACAAAAGTGCTGGGGGCACTAGGGCTTAGTAAGCAGATTTGTTTGAACAGAGATGACTCAGTTCCCACCTGAAAGGGATTGCTCTTTTCAGGGTATGTTTCGCAGCCCTTCCAGTGAAGCAGCATTAGCCTGGCATCTGGGACTGTGGGAGGCTGAAGTGCTGTATCAACACTGGAATTTTAAAAGTATGACCTAGGGAAAGTTTTCGAGAAATAACTCTTCATCTCCCTGGAATAGTGGAGAAAGGGTTTTAAGTAGCAGGAAAGAGACTAATTAGAAACAAGTGTTTGCTGTTAAGGGGAGGCAGGAAGCCCAGAGAGCTTGCAGTGCCACAGCCTGTGATCACTGCTCTAAGCAAACAGTCTTGTCAGTGTCCTTCATCTCAGGGGCCAAACCCAAAAAGCTTGGCCCTTGCCCCAATAACATACTTTTATTTAAAGCTGAGACAGTGTTTTATGGATTAAAGACATTTCCTTTGAGACCCCTGCAGTCACCTGTCCTTTGGGGCAGATTTCATGACCTCCTCAGTCTActgaaaaagttcttttcttggaattttttttttggatcaGTTGTTCTGAACACGACCAGCAGGCTGGCATTTCACCGTGCTCCTTCCAGCCAGAGAACACGGACTGTACTGGAACAGCCCATTTCTGAGGGCGAGAAGGGCAGAGCAACTCACAGAGCAGTTCACAGGATTGCGTAACCCTCCTTTCAGGGCAGTGTCACACCAGGGACAGCGCAGGGACGTTCAGTGGGAACCCCGCACGCTCCAGGGCTCCCCGCGCTACCGAGGGACAGGGCTGGCATCGATCGGGGCCTCCGCGAAGCGGGCGATCTGCCTCTCGGGGTGCCGGGAGGACctggcggggccgcccccgggacCTGCGCGTTTACAGCCCCGCAGCACCGCCCGCCGGGCCCCTGCTCGACACCGCCGTGCTCTGCCTCGACTCCTGGCGTCAGGGAGGGCAAGGAGGGACGGTCTTACATGAGCAACACGTAACTGGAGGAAACCCAGGAAAATGAGAAGAGCGTGGTCTAAGTCCCAGGGAACCCAACTCTGCAATGCAATTTCAGCATCTGTGCAAAGAGGCACCACACTGAGCCCCCGGCCTTCAGTTTATGACACGGGAGAGGGCAAGACTGTGCTTACTGCGTGGCAACGAGGCGATAGCAAGTTTAGTCAGTTTACAGtcaaaaaaagttaaacttttttttcctaagtcctGCAAACTCTTCTCGGAGCCAAGTGTTCAGCTGGGCTCTTCCTTGATCAAGCAGGTAAAGACCCCGGTCTTGGGTTCTTCCAAAAACTGCCTCATTCTGCCCTCGCGTACACTTGTGCAGCCCTCCTGGGCTTGTACAAGCCACGCTAGAAGAACTGAGGTTTGTAGCCAGACTTGAACAAAGAATTGTGTTGAAGCTATGTATCAAACAGCCTCTAGCAGGTGTCCTCTTAGCTGTATGGTCTTTGGTAGTAACCATGTTTTGTCCCGtgttttgtcttttattacaGCTCTTTGATACATTCTAGCAGAATGATTTGTTAGCAGGGtggtttccattttatttcagtcatttttttgtttccacttaGCCAAGAGTTATTGAGAGATGGTTATTATTCAGGTTTTAATTGGCCTAGCAATAATAAGTTATTTTGATAGCATGGTATTGCTCAGtttagctctgctcttcccttttgTGCCAACAAAATGCACCTGTAAGCTCACAGATGCCAAACACCGCTTGTGCTGCGACACAGTACACGTAAATACAGCAATAATGGCAGTACTGGTACTGGGGCTTTGCTGGGACTTTCTGTCTGactgaagagctgctgctttaAATAGTATCCTGGTTTcgataaggaaagaaaacagcattactGGCTTGTAGTTCTGGTTTTACCTTTGTTTATAGTTAAAAGTTTTACCTCCCCTTTTCTATCTTAACTTTTAGGTACATTTTGATTCCTAATCCACTGGATGTAACACACTCTTTTCTAACTGCCTCGTTAGCATTAATGCCAGTGTTCCCTCCTCTGGCTACAGGTGGCCAGACATTTACATAGGTCTGAGTACCATGGGCAAGAACATGTCTGTCAGTAACATCTGGAGCGCCATCGACACTGCCATCGTGGAGTTCACGTCCAAGGCGCCCTGCCCCGCGCACCCGACGCCACAGAGCGGGACAGTAACGATTGAACTGATGGTGCATCCAGGGTACCCCAGCGTCCCGCCTGTCGGCGGCTGTGGGGAAGGGCCAGATGACTTCTCACAGTCCTGGGAGCGCCTCCATGAACTCCAGACATTAATTAAGCCAGAGCTGCAGAGCCATTACAAAACCAGGAACATCCAGCTTTGTTCATTCAAAGATCTTTAAGCAAACAaggatacatacatacatttattcATACTCTGAAGATACGCAGTTGCTAATGTCCCGAGAAGGCAGACCACTGTTACCAGCGTAATGCCTCCTGGTACAGCTGACAGGAGCTGGCAACAGCATTAGGATGCTCATGGAAGAGCAACACCCTGTGAGCAGCTACGGGCGGTAGCCCAGAGCCCTGACTGGAAGTTTTTAGGCCACAGCATCTCCTTTGAACGTGACAAACCTCTTCTGCGTCACCCACTCACACGCCATTCCAGCGCAAAGACAGGCTTTGCTGCAAGACCAAGCAGCACACTAGCACCCTGAGGGTTCTGATCATTTCTCTTTTTGGActtaactgcaaaaaaaagaaaggtgctgGGGAGCAAGCGCTGCTTTGGAGCAACCGCTCGGTGTAGGTTGCCCACAGGAGGCCTGGAAACCTTCAGCATTTGGTTTTCTTAAAGCACCCGGTCATGGTCCCTTCCCCTCCACTCGTGCCTGCCCTTCGATGCCGCGGGGCACAGCGGCACGTTACTCCAGAGCGTTTCTCTGGTCAGAGCAATTGGATCACTGGTTTAGCACGGTGGTGTCCACAGCCATATTCCATGTACAGCCTCGGCCAGCAGTCACTTTGGCTCTTCCTATTTACACTGCCTCTTGGCGTTAAGGCACCGTAGGAAAATAACATCAGCCACGGCCCTTTCagagaggcttttctttttttttttggatgactTTGCAAGAACAGCAACTGTTGACCCATCTGCTGTTTCAGTAACTGCTGCATATGAGAGCTCACCAGCAACTGTTCCTGTGCTGCCCACTGCCTCTCTTGAAAAACGCGTGGGATGGCTGTGTACCAACTATAAGCAAGTTTTCAAGTGGAGAAGGTCCTTTCATTTGTCCATTTTTACTCCTCTCATCAAAGCATTCGAACTTCAACAAGCCCTAGTAATACTGGTATGTTTAACTGCGTTCTTAACTGTAGCCCTGTCACTCACGTGTAATGTttacatgggaaaaaatattttagattgtTTATGCTCATTTGCTGCGCAGAAGTGATTTATTTAACGTAATCATTTTTGgttaactgtttttttaatattaaaaatttcaaTATGATCATAAttcttttaagtgaaaaataaacctcAGGCCTTTTTCTACTGTAACGCTTCCGGAGG is a window of Mycteria americana isolate JAX WOST 10 ecotype Jacksonville Zoo and Gardens chromosome 13, USCA_MyAme_1.0, whole genome shotgun sequence DNA encoding:
- the YDJC gene encoding carbohydrate deacetylase; protein product: MLQVKLIVTGDDFGYCPRRNQGIVDCFLAGAVSNVSLLVNGSAAADAAKLARRYNIPIGLHANLSEGSPVCEVLRTNSSLLNQDGFFHGKMGFRTALSKGLLNMSEVKRELKAQVELFRELTGHLPPHMDGHQHIHVLPEVRHVFAEVLEEYGIKYTRVPIEPGLHNCDWIPPSLMDFYLGVEEDSFNTVDVFTRHGIRWPDIYIGLSTMGKNMSVSNIWSAIDTAIVEFTSKAPCPAHPTPQSGTVTIELMVHPGYPSVPPVGGCGEGPDDFSQSWERLHELQTLIKPELQSHYKTRNIQLCSFKDL